The genome window TCCCTGCTGCCTCTGtcactctctttctgtctctgctgaaCACACGCAGCAGCGCTcagtccctgtctctgtccctgtctctgtccctgtctcagCACTCAGTCCTGACAGCTCTGCTACTGTAATGCAAAGAGGTTATGGTTTGTATGTTGGGTTTGGGTGGTTGATTAACCTTTATTTTGCTGGTTGGGCGATTCAGGTTGGATAAGTGAAGGTGAAACCAATTTCTGTCTGGTATACATGGGATGCTGCTTGTGTCATATTTGCATGCAAGAATGGGGTTAAAACtgtgcttatttatttttttccaaatgttcatatttaagaattctttttattatttaatttaacatttcattttaaaaaaaaattaggatgtttttaaattatatttttgtaaacatttcaTGAAATTATATatagtttctcttttttttcttttttttttttccttttaagtcCATCCCCCACAGTGTGTACTTAGAAAAATGGAGCTGTTGACCCCTGGTGTTGGgtatttaatgtaaaacaatagaactgtaaaaagaaaaaaagtatatgttgtcaggttgttttcatttcatcaatTCCACtcaattattttcttcttttcttcacaTGACTttatcctcctctctctgtgtagGTATTATGCAGACATCCGTCAGACCATCTCCGCCAGTGACCAGGAGATGAACTCCGCTCTGGCAGAACTCTCTCGTGTATGTTACCCGCTCTTGTTTTCCCATTTTGCAAGAATAACTTTTTGAACACATAAATCATTTCAGGTCCTGGAAGTTTCCATCTGGGTGGGTGCCTCACACGCGAGATGTGgagtttgaaataaaatatgaatggcAACCGATGCAGTTTTTAACAGCCTCcgccccctctctgtctctctattttTGCTCTCGCTAAACAGAATTATGCTGCCGAGGTCAACTGCCTTGTGGCTTTACATGAGCTGTACAAGTACATCAACAAATACTACGATCAGGTGAGTACGACCAAAGTACAAATACACGACCGTTTGGATGTTCAGTATGATGATCTGTGTGCCAGATTCATCTGGACTGCATGCAGAAACAATTAAATCTCTGCAAGTGctgaaaatactaaaataagTGAATAGAAATTGTTTATAACACAAGCCCCATCCCATAGGTACCATGA of Plectropomus leopardus isolate mb unplaced genomic scaffold, YSFRI_Pleo_2.0 unplaced_scaffold12541, whole genome shotgun sequence contains these proteins:
- the LOC121963795 gene encoding plexin-B1-like — encoded protein: LFSFHQFHSIIFFFSSHDFILLSLCRYYADIRQTISASDQEMNSALAELSRNYAAEVNCLVALHELYKYINKYYDQIITALEEDSTAQKMQLGYRLQQIAAAVENKVTDL